Proteins from one Novosphingobium pentaromativorans US6-1 genomic window:
- a CDS encoding TonB-dependent receptor, whose translation MNKLMESVSIAALTTAAVASPSIANAQDQFDNGAATASAQDDPAPSRDNVILVTAQKRSESINEVPLAIQAFGGEDLRQSGITEAQSLAVVTPALNVARSSANTPIYTLRGVGFNTPNLSSTSPVGVYYDEIAYAYPFMSSGPIFDIERVEVLKGPQGTLYGRNTTGGLVNFIVQKPDTTFGAGLNVEVGNYDTQNFEGYLNIAVSDTLAARFAGRIERSGRGWQKSISRDERLGEKDRVGLRGTLAWALSDRLTVDLVASYWKDQSDTVAGQAVLLNPDQPAFVDPRLRTAIRDDWTSTTADWDTLDGTKAPFKADSRFYGLAGRVRLDLSDDISLVSLTGYNDVSRNDQNDVDGTSVEVFAQQSVGDIQSFSQELRLEGSAGPVDYILGVYYSKDDITDNQIGNYDRSSVLQLLRFLSQNVIDPTNALYTPEQYATGFRSYRNTTEQRNRSKSVFASMDWELSDKLSVTVGARYTDDQLKFSACSGDFNGNTLPIWNTAVHFLVNVQTGNVPNFNVQPNGCMSYAANFTELASFKRPVLNEDNLAGRLSLQYQANPDLLIFGSFSRGYKSGAVPMLPTNVETQLAPATQERITAYELGTKATLVGGAVQLNGSVFYYDYKDKQLFSEVLDPVFTTLTRLVNVPKSEVYGGEVDLNVRVSDVVDFRLGASYTKTKITEFTGFDRSGQPADFVGSSFPYTPEWTLNAAVKVDQPVSQTLGLRGNVVANYQSSTAASLGDEPGFKVDAYTVVNASLDLYSSQDNWSVGLYANNLFNEYYWNSTDVLTDVVFRIPGAARTYGVRLGWSY comes from the coding sequence ATGAACAAGCTAATGGAGTCAGTCTCGATTGCTGCCTTGACAACTGCGGCGGTCGCATCACCATCAATAGCGAACGCGCAGGATCAGTTTGATAATGGGGCTGCGACAGCTTCGGCACAGGACGACCCGGCGCCTTCTCGCGACAACGTTATCTTGGTTACGGCGCAGAAGCGTTCGGAAAGTATCAATGAGGTTCCGCTCGCCATTCAGGCCTTCGGAGGAGAAGACCTCCGTCAGTCGGGAATCACCGAGGCGCAATCGTTGGCGGTAGTTACCCCCGCTTTGAATGTAGCGCGTTCCAGCGCGAACACGCCGATTTACACACTCAGGGGCGTCGGATTTAATACGCCGAACCTATCGTCAACCTCGCCAGTCGGGGTCTATTACGACGAGATTGCCTACGCGTATCCGTTCATGAGTTCTGGGCCCATTTTCGATATCGAACGAGTGGAGGTACTGAAGGGACCGCAGGGAACCCTTTACGGCCGCAATACGACCGGCGGACTTGTCAATTTTATTGTTCAGAAACCGGACACCACATTCGGCGCCGGACTCAATGTTGAGGTCGGAAATTACGATACCCAGAATTTCGAAGGGTACTTGAACATTGCAGTCAGTGACACACTTGCAGCAAGGTTCGCCGGACGAATTGAGCGTTCCGGGCGCGGATGGCAGAAAAGTATCTCCCGTGACGAACGTCTGGGAGAGAAGGACCGTGTCGGCCTGCGTGGCACATTGGCCTGGGCGCTTAGTGATCGGCTGACGGTGGACCTCGTCGCCAGCTATTGGAAGGATCAATCTGATACGGTGGCTGGCCAGGCTGTGCTGCTAAATCCCGACCAGCCGGCGTTCGTCGATCCTCGCCTGCGAACGGCCATCCGTGACGATTGGACCAGCACAACGGCGGACTGGGATACATTGGATGGGACCAAAGCTCCTTTCAAGGCCGATTCCCGCTTCTATGGTCTTGCCGGCCGGGTCCGTCTTGACCTTAGTGATGACATTTCGCTGGTGTCCCTGACTGGTTACAATGACGTGAGCAGGAATGACCAGAATGACGTGGACGGCACATCGGTCGAAGTTTTCGCACAGCAGTCGGTCGGCGACATTCAGTCGTTCTCGCAGGAACTGCGCCTTGAAGGCTCGGCAGGGCCGGTCGATTACATCCTCGGCGTTTATTATTCTAAAGACGACATTACCGACAATCAAATTGGCAACTACGACCGGTCATCGGTGCTGCAACTTCTGAGATTCCTGTCTCAGAACGTTATTGATCCGACTAATGCGCTCTATACGCCTGAGCAGTATGCGACTGGCTTCCGCTCCTACCGAAATACGACTGAGCAGCGCAATCGTTCGAAGTCAGTCTTCGCCTCCATGGATTGGGAACTTTCGGACAAGCTTAGTGTGACCGTAGGCGCGCGCTATACGGACGACCAGTTGAAGTTCAGCGCTTGCTCGGGCGATTTCAATGGTAATACGCTGCCCATCTGGAACACGGCGGTTCATTTCCTGGTGAATGTGCAAACCGGAAACGTGCCAAACTTCAACGTTCAGCCGAACGGGTGCATGTCCTATGCCGCAAACTTTACGGAACTTGCATCGTTTAAGCGACCTGTATTGAATGAAGACAATCTGGCCGGTCGTCTGAGCCTTCAGTACCAGGCGAATCCGGATCTGCTCATCTTTGGTTCTTTCAGCCGTGGGTATAAGTCAGGTGCGGTGCCCATGCTTCCCACAAATGTTGAAACACAGTTGGCACCAGCGACCCAGGAGCGCATCACAGCCTATGAGCTGGGCACGAAGGCAACGCTTGTGGGCGGAGCAGTCCAACTGAACGGCTCGGTCTTCTATTACGATTACAAGGACAAGCAGCTTTTCTCAGAGGTGCTTGACCCTGTTTTCACCACGCTGACCCGCCTCGTGAACGTTCCGAAGTCCGAAGTTTATGGTGGCGAGGTGGATCTCAATGTCCGTGTCAGCGATGTCGTCGACTTCCGCCTGGGTGCCTCCTACACAAAAACCAAGATCACCGAATTCACTGGCTTTGATCGTAGCGGTCAACCGGCCGACTTTGTCGGTTCAAGCTTTCCTTACACACCTGAATGGACGCTCAATGCGGCAGTGAAAGTCGATCAGCCAGTATCGCAAACGCTTGGGTTGCGTGGCAATGTTGTCGCAAACTACCAGTCTTCCACTGCGGCCTCGCTCGGCGACGAGCCAGGCTTCAAGGTGGACGCCTACACGGTCGTCAACGCTTCGCTGGACCTGTATTCCAGTCAGGACAACTGGAGCGTTGGATTGTATGCGAACAATCTCTTCAATGAATATTATTGGAATTCAACAGACGTTCTGACTGACGTGGTTTTCAGAATACCTGGCGCTGCGCGTACATATGGGGTCCGGTTGGGCTGGAGTTACTAA
- a CDS encoding acyl-CoA dehydrogenase family protein yields the protein MESLSSAQTALRFAAREFAQEHLRQCDPLVETGSTPQERFAASRPIYQAMVSAGFLRRCIPAPLGGDGSGLVDAAILAEELYGENGGISLTLFGTVLGLMPVILGPNDELRDRVLAPFLKTSGTPLSAFCMTEPGGSANISDSVPVEGLRTIALQKQGGWQVSGAKKWVSSATGWDGKGAELLCIVCRGIDDAGQELGTGILATERPQSGIVELSVARLIDSVGHRAHLLPEFQIKDLWIPNQNAVTPMGEGGAVMAGAFTATAALVGVFGVALMRTAWEYTLNFAKTETRGGSKPIIEHQAVGYALADAKSTIEAARALSWRACIALDNNLPGAEELAIHAKVFGSERAVEVLGDLMKIVGVESYDRDCPLAGLMQDALALPVFDGGNMGVRRKQLHQIYQLKDYDQHSTLA from the coding sequence ATGGAATCTCTAAGCAGCGCACAGACCGCACTTCGCTTCGCAGCTCGAGAGTTTGCCCAAGAGCATCTACGCCAATGCGACCCTCTCGTTGAGACTGGTTCTACGCCGCAAGAACGGTTCGCGGCATCCAGACCAATCTATCAGGCAATGGTGTCTGCCGGATTCCTGAGGCGGTGTATCCCCGCCCCATTAGGCGGTGATGGTTCTGGTTTGGTTGATGCAGCAATCCTTGCAGAAGAACTTTACGGTGAGAATGGAGGAATTTCCCTTACGCTGTTTGGAACGGTTTTGGGCTTGATGCCCGTAATACTAGGGCCAAATGATGAATTGAGAGACAGGGTCCTTGCTCCATTTCTGAAGACTAGCGGAACGCCGCTGTCAGCGTTCTGCATGACGGAACCTGGTGGCAGCGCAAATATTTCAGATTCCGTGCCCGTAGAAGGGCTCCGAACAATTGCCTTGCAGAAGCAAGGGGGGTGGCAGGTTTCGGGCGCCAAGAAGTGGGTATCCTCGGCAACGGGATGGGACGGTAAGGGGGCCGAACTGCTGTGCATCGTTTGCCGTGGCATCGATGATGCGGGGCAAGAGCTTGGCACTGGGATTCTGGCAACCGAACGACCTCAATCGGGCATAGTCGAACTTTCGGTCGCTCGGCTAATAGATTCAGTTGGGCATCGGGCCCATCTCCTTCCGGAATTCCAGATTAAGGATCTGTGGATCCCAAATCAGAACGCCGTCACTCCAATGGGTGAAGGGGGGGCAGTCATGGCTGGCGCATTCACAGCGACAGCTGCGCTTGTTGGCGTATTCGGTGTGGCCCTGATGCGAACAGCATGGGAGTATACCCTGAATTTCGCGAAGACTGAGACGCGAGGCGGAAGCAAGCCGATTATCGAGCATCAAGCCGTGGGCTACGCTCTGGCCGATGCCAAGAGCACCATAGAAGCAGCACGAGCGCTCTCCTGGAGGGCATGCATTGCCTTGGACAACAACTTGCCCGGTGCCGAAGAACTGGCGATTCATGCAAAGGTGTTTGGTTCAGAAAGAGCCGTCGAGGTTTTGGGCGATCTGATGAAAATTGTCGGCGTCGAAAGTTATGACCGCGACTGTCCTTTGGCGGGTTTAATGCAGGATGCGCTGGCTTTGCCTGTCTTTGATGGTGGCAACATGGGTGTTCGGCGCAAACAACTCCATCAGATTTACCAACTCAAAGACTACGATCAACACTCTACGCTTGCGTGA
- the tnpA gene encoding IS66-like element accessory protein TnpA — protein sequence MASTRRRYERWPDEERDRILAESFAPGRTVAQVARDNGVGLGLLHYWRRQARAAGVVEELRLVPVTVVAEAEQASQTAGMELIVRDVTVRIRGAIEADHLRTVLAAIRA from the coding sequence TTGGCGTCCACACGGCGGCGCTACGAGCGGTGGCCGGATGAAGAGCGTGACCGCATTCTTGCTGAGAGCTTCGCGCCTGGGAGGACGGTGGCGCAGGTCGCACGGGATAACGGTGTTGGCCTGGGCCTGTTGCACTATTGGCGTCGACAGGCGCGGGCAGCGGGCGTTGTCGAGGAATTGCGGCTCGTACCCGTGACGGTCGTTGCGGAAGCGGAGCAGGCGAGCCAGACCGCCGGCATGGAACTGATCGTGCGCGACGTGACCGTTCGTATCCGGGGTGCGATCGAGGCGGACCATCTGCGCACGGTGCTGGCGGCGATCCGCGCGTGA
- the tnpB gene encoding IS66 family insertion sequence element accessory protein TnpB (TnpB, as the term is used for proteins encoded by IS66 family insertion elements, is considered an accessory protein, since TnpC, encoded by a neighboring gene, is a DDE family transposase.) — MIPIDGSVRIYVATQPVDFRAGINRLMGLVTHVLGHDACAGDVFVFRNKGADKVKLVRHDGSGAVMATKWLDHGKFHWPPVRGGTLALSGAQCVALLSGLDWQKLPSQEARRPAFYG; from the coding sequence GTGATCCCCATCGATGGAAGCGTGCGGATCTATGTGGCCACGCAGCCCGTAGACTTCAGGGCCGGGATTAACCGGCTCATGGGACTGGTGACGCATGTGCTGGGCCATGACGCCTGCGCCGGGGATGTCTTCGTCTTCCGCAACAAGGGAGCAGATAAGGTCAAGCTGGTCCGTCATGACGGGTCCGGCGCGGTTATGGCGACGAAATGGCTCGACCATGGGAAGTTCCATTGGCCGCCGGTGCGAGGTGGAACGCTGGCTCTGAGCGGGGCGCAGTGCGTGGCGCTGCTGTCTGGTCTGGATTGGCAGAAATTGCCGTCGCAAGAGGCCCGTCGCCCTGCATTTTATGGCTGA
- the tnpC gene encoding IS66 family transposase, whose translation MPAGADDLSENIEQMAALVCELRAEIAQLRALLKGVGHQAFGSRSERAGVILGDQGLLDLGDLVSTPVTAANDDEVAEERPLIRRPRRKRGMMALPAHLERVERVIEPEALDCPCCAGKLHRIGEDASEALDWVPAIVRVIRTVRPRYACRNCREGVVQAPAPRRAIPGSMVTTSTLAWMATARFAWSIPLNRQLQMLAGQGVILDRALPSRWMRKVAWWLKALYERLLAYIHGQSRIFCDETRMPVLEKGRKRTRITQFWAHACDDGPWSGPARPAVAYIHARGRGQAEARQQLANYQGILQVDGYAAYKALVRKGAEGITLVFCLAHTRRKFVDAYRKSPSPEAAAIIALIGEVYAIEARVRTGSAAERLIARQAEAREAMNRIKAQIDDILPKLSPKSDLAKAMRYTLNHWKGLTLFLEDGRIEVDTNTVERGMRNVAQGRKASLFAGSEEGAQTWAVLASLLQTARLNGLDPYTWLSDVLERIVSEKVKINELDSLLAWNWRPAHEPVKALAA comes from the coding sequence ATGCCCGCCGGAGCCGACGATCTTTCTGAAAATATTGAGCAAATGGCAGCCTTGGTGTGTGAGCTCCGGGCTGAAATTGCACAGCTGCGCGCACTGCTCAAAGGCGTAGGCCATCAGGCCTTCGGCAGCCGGTCGGAACGCGCCGGCGTCATCCTGGGAGATCAGGGGCTGCTCGATCTGGGCGATCTGGTCAGCACGCCGGTCACCGCGGCGAACGACGACGAGGTGGCCGAGGAACGGCCCTTGATCCGGCGCCCGCGCAGGAAGCGTGGCATGATGGCATTACCCGCCCATCTCGAACGGGTGGAGCGCGTGATAGAGCCCGAAGCGCTGGATTGCCCCTGCTGCGCAGGCAAGCTTCACAGGATCGGCGAAGACGCCAGCGAAGCTCTCGACTGGGTGCCAGCCATCGTGCGTGTCATCCGTACCGTGCGACCGCGCTACGCCTGCCGCAACTGCCGTGAAGGCGTGGTCCAGGCGCCGGCCCCGCGCCGCGCGATCCCCGGCTCGATGGTCACCACCTCGACCCTGGCCTGGATGGCGACGGCGCGCTTCGCCTGGTCGATCCCGCTTAACCGGCAGTTGCAGATGCTGGCAGGGCAAGGCGTCATTCTCGACCGGGCCCTCCCGAGCCGATGGATGCGCAAGGTCGCATGGTGGCTCAAGGCGCTCTATGAGCGCCTGCTTGCCTACATCCATGGTCAATCCCGAATATTCTGCGACGAGACCCGGATGCCGGTTCTCGAGAAGGGACGAAAACGAACCCGGATCACACAGTTCTGGGCCCATGCCTGCGACGACGGACCCTGGTCTGGCCCGGCAAGGCCCGCCGTCGCCTATATCCATGCGCGCGGTCGCGGGCAGGCTGAAGCGCGCCAGCAGCTTGCCAACTATCAGGGCATCCTGCAGGTCGATGGGTACGCCGCCTACAAGGCGCTCGTCCGCAAGGGGGCGGAAGGGATCACGCTTGTCTTCTGTCTGGCTCATACTCGCCGCAAGTTCGTCGACGCCTACCGCAAATCTCCGTCGCCCGAAGCTGCCGCGATCATCGCCCTGATCGGTGAGGTCTACGCCATCGAGGCCCGGGTGCGCACCGGCAGCGCAGCAGAGCGCCTGATCGCCCGTCAGGCCGAGGCCCGGGAAGCGATGAACAGGATCAAGGCCCAGATCGACGACATACTGCCCAAGCTCTCGCCCAAATCCGATCTGGCCAAGGCGATGCGCTACACGCTCAATCATTGGAAGGGGCTGACGCTGTTCCTGGAGGACGGTCGCATCGAGGTCGATACCAATACCGTCGAACGCGGCATGCGAAATGTTGCCCAGGGCAGGAAGGCGAGCCTCTTCGCCGGCAGCGAGGAAGGGGCCCAGACCTGGGCTGTCCTGGCGTCACTTCTCCAGACAGCTCGCCTCAACGGCCTTGATCCGTACACATGGCTGAGCGACGTTCTGGAGCGGATCGTCTCGGAGAAGGTGAAGATCAACGAACTCGACAGTCTCCTCGCCTGGAACTGGCGCCCTGCACACGAGCCGGTTAAGGCCTTGGCGGCATGA
- a CDS encoding UPF0149 family protein, translated as MRSKRHASGGRTLSLEQLEIWLDALDPPVAGVSSIDGFLAALAAGPCVIDPDVWLKSILREHTRSASSAPARRTILQRYNRICIELAEQPEIYAPIYMRTEDGEVLLEDFANGFFTAMHLDMNAWTPFVDDPEFGLPLAAILGHSTLTGGASLIEQLDDPSANHALADTWRMVPEIISFLHDHCAFARTMTAL; from the coding sequence ATGAGATCCAAACGGCACGCATCCGGGGGCAGAACCCTCTCGCTCGAGCAACTCGAGATCTGGCTGGACGCCCTCGACCCGCCGGTTGCCGGCGTCTCCTCGATCGACGGCTTCCTCGCTGCGCTGGCGGCAGGCCCTTGCGTCATCGATCCCGACGTATGGCTCAAGAGCATCCTGCGCGAACACACCCGAAGCGCGAGTTCGGCACCTGCACGCAGAACGATTCTCCAGCGCTACAACCGCATCTGCATCGAGCTTGCCGAGCAGCCGGAGATCTATGCGCCGATCTATATGCGCACCGAGGATGGCGAGGTGTTGCTCGAGGACTTTGCCAACGGCTTCTTTACCGCGATGCATCTCGACATGAATGCCTGGACCCCCTTCGTAGATGATCCCGAGTTCGGCTTGCCGCTAGCCGCCATCCTCGGCCACAGCACCCTTACCGGGGGGGCCTCCTTGATCGAGCAACTCGACGATCCGTCCGCCAATCACGCTCTCGCCGATACCTGGCGCATGGTGCCCGAGATCATCTCGTTCCTCCATGACCACTGCGCCTTCGCACGAACCATGACGGCGCTCTGA
- a CDS encoding aldehyde dehydrogenase family protein gives MQFDKVASLVEQAKQGGATILCGGDPRGETLFYPITLVADITNEAALVQEEQFGPALPIVKYSDIEQALVWANDNPNGLGGSIWSSDSDVANELALRLEAGTIWINRHGLIQPNAPFGGIKQSGVGVEFGIEGLNQNMNIKTVLSYPS, from the coding sequence ATGCAGTTTGATAAAGTGGCTTCATTGGTCGAGCAGGCCAAGCAGGGTGGGGCTACAATCCTGTGTGGGGGAGATCCACGCGGAGAAACGCTCTTTTACCCGATAACACTGGTTGCTGATATCACGAACGAGGCAGCGTTGGTCCAAGAGGAACAGTTTGGTCCGGCTTTGCCAATCGTGAAGTATTCCGATATCGAGCAGGCGCTTGTTTGGGCTAACGACAATCCAAATGGTCTGGGTGGATCCATTTGGTCATCCGACTCTGACGTTGCAAATGAATTGGCCTTGCGCCTGGAAGCTGGGACGATCTGGATTAACAGGCATGGGCTAATCCAGCCGAATGCACCCTTTGGAGGGATCAAGCAATCCGGGGTCGGAGTGGAATTCGGCATCGAAGGTCTCAACCAGAATATGAATATCAAGACCGTACTCAGTTATCCAAGCTGA
- the paaK gene encoding phenylacetate--CoA ligase PaaK translates to MSAKVSEQELLANELLDLQTLRALQFDRLKASISNAYGGNPAWRAKCDAANVGPDDLQSLSDLARFPFIAKADLREAYPFGFFATPMDDIVRIHASSGTTGKPTVVGYTRDDITTWSAVVARSIHAAGGRPGMKVHVAYGYGLFTGGLGAHYGAESLGCTVIPMSGGQTEKQIQLITDFQPDIIMVTPSYMLTLIDAMRKRGIDPKSTSLKIGIFGAEPWTDTIRHEIESATGITAVDIYGLSEVIGPGVAQEYGRAKGSPTIWEDHFYPEIIDPETGAVLPEGEEGELVFTSLTKQAMPIIRYRTRDLTRLLPGDIGPMRRMARITGRSDDMLIIRGVNVFPSQIEEQILRISGLAPHYEIEITRPDRLDIVKLRVECREVVDDVQQKNYRSELVHHIKTIIGISTDIDVAAPGTLKRFEGKASRVTDLRPKV, encoded by the coding sequence ATGAGCGCGAAAGTATCCGAACAAGAGCTGTTGGCCAACGAACTGTTGGATTTGCAAACCCTGCGTGCGCTACAGTTCGATCGGCTGAAGGCATCAATCAGCAACGCCTACGGTGGTAACCCTGCATGGCGCGCAAAGTGCGACGCGGCAAACGTCGGGCCTGATGACTTGCAGTCGCTGAGCGATCTCGCCCGATTTCCCTTCATTGCGAAGGCGGATCTGCGCGAGGCCTATCCGTTCGGCTTTTTCGCGACACCCATGGACGATATCGTGCGGATCCACGCTTCGTCAGGAACGACAGGCAAGCCGACTGTCGTGGGCTATACGCGGGACGACATCACCACTTGGTCCGCTGTCGTCGCTCGATCCATCCACGCAGCGGGCGGACGCCCTGGTATGAAGGTCCACGTCGCCTATGGCTATGGCCTGTTCACGGGCGGGTTGGGCGCCCATTACGGCGCGGAGTCATTGGGCTGTACCGTAATCCCGATGTCAGGTGGGCAGACCGAAAAGCAGATTCAGCTCATTACCGATTTTCAACCCGATATCATCATGGTCACGCCCAGTTACATGCTGACTTTGATCGACGCGATGCGCAAACGCGGTATCGATCCGAAGAGCACATCGCTCAAAATCGGAATCTTCGGTGCGGAACCGTGGACCGATACCATACGCCACGAGATCGAGAGCGCGACCGGGATCACCGCGGTTGACATCTACGGCCTGTCCGAAGTCATCGGCCCGGGCGTCGCACAGGAATATGGGCGTGCGAAAGGGTCTCCAACGATCTGGGAAGACCATTTCTATCCCGAGATCATCGACCCGGAAACGGGCGCAGTACTGCCCGAAGGAGAGGAAGGCGAACTCGTCTTTACGTCTCTAACCAAACAGGCGATGCCGATCATTCGTTATCGTACGCGCGACCTTACGCGCCTGTTGCCGGGCGATATCGGGCCTATGCGGCGCATGGCGCGCATCACTGGCCGTTCGGATGACATGTTGATCATTCGGGGCGTAAACGTCTTTCCTAGTCAAATCGAGGAGCAAATCCTTCGCATTTCAGGCCTGGCCCCACATTACGAGATCGAGATCACCCGTCCCGACAGGCTCGATATCGTCAAACTGCGCGTTGAATGTCGTGAAGTCGTGGATGACGTCCAACAGAAGAATTACCGAAGTGAGCTAGTCCATCATATCAAGACAATCATCGGAATCAGCACCGACATCGACGTCGCAGCTCCCGGAACTTTGAAACGTTTCGAAGGCAAGGCAAGCCGCGTAACCGACCTCCGGCCAAAAGTCTGA
- the paaZ gene encoding phenylacetic acid degradation bifunctional protein PaaZ: protein MVLTLSNYAKDEWYQAGTGLAEIHSAVDDSIVAQTGTDGLDYAAILDHARKVGGSALRAMTFHERAQILKSLASAIMERKEELYALSTATGATRSDSWIDIEGGASTLFVMSSKGRRELPEDTILIDGDFEPIGRKGTFAGQHVYTTLQGAAIHINAFNFPVWGMLEKLGPTLLAGVPAIVKPAMQGSQLTEACVRILIESGVLPEGALQLIVGGVGDLFDHLTAQDVVSFTGSAATAGKLKNHPVIQANSVRFIAEQDSLNASILAPDATPDSPEFDLFVKEVVREMTTKAGQKCTAIRRTFVPETLLGAAEEALKARLAKVVVGDPAAEGVTMGALASMKQLEDVRAKAREIATEAELVFGDIDLVDAVGVEPGTGAFISPLLFRADKPWDAQRIHDVEAFGPVSTLMPYKDIEDAIALANRGLGSLALSIFTYDPATARQFVAGVGAWHGRIVFIDRDSARESTGHGSPLPMLIHGGPGRAGGGEEMGGVRGVKHYMQRSAIQGHPRTLSGIVRQWLPGAPQPTGEVHPFRMAFGELDIGYTFNTDSRTITLDDIQHFAEFTGDTFYAHMDEEAAAANPFFPGRVAHGYLILSFAAGLFVEPSPGPVLANYGLESLRFLEPVTPGTAIKVALTVKSKKMRKAREYGEVVWAVTVTNQDDATVATYNLLTMNEV, encoded by the coding sequence ATGGTTCTCACCCTCAGCAACTACGCCAAGGACGAATGGTATCAGGCTGGCACCGGATTGGCCGAAATCCATTCCGCCGTTGATGACTCGATCGTGGCGCAAACCGGGACCGACGGTCTCGACTATGCCGCCATACTTGACCACGCGCGCAAGGTCGGCGGCTCGGCGTTGCGGGCAATGACATTCCATGAACGAGCGCAAATACTGAAGTCGCTGGCGTCGGCCATCATGGAGCGTAAGGAAGAGCTGTACGCGCTCTCCACCGCCACCGGCGCGACCCGCAGCGACAGCTGGATCGATATCGAAGGCGGTGCCAGTACCTTGTTCGTCATGTCATCCAAAGGCCGTCGCGAACTGCCAGAAGACACTATTCTGATTGACGGCGATTTCGAGCCGATCGGCCGCAAAGGCACCTTCGCGGGACAGCACGTTTATACCACGCTGCAAGGCGCCGCGATCCACATCAACGCGTTCAACTTCCCGGTGTGGGGCATGCTGGAAAAGCTTGGCCCGACGCTGCTTGCCGGAGTTCCGGCGATCGTCAAACCGGCAATGCAGGGCTCTCAGCTGACCGAGGCCTGCGTACGCATCCTGATCGAAAGCGGCGTGCTGCCCGAAGGCGCGCTGCAACTGATTGTCGGCGGGGTCGGTGACCTTTTCGACCATCTGACCGCACAGGACGTCGTCAGCTTCACCGGGTCTGCCGCGACCGCAGGCAAGCTGAAGAATCACCCCGTAATCCAGGCCAATTCAGTGCGCTTCATTGCAGAACAGGATTCGCTCAACGCATCGATCCTCGCGCCCGACGCCACGCCAGACTCGCCCGAATTCGATCTGTTCGTAAAGGAGGTTGTCCGCGAGATGACGACCAAGGCCGGGCAGAAGTGCACGGCCATCCGCCGCACGTTTGTGCCTGAGACGCTGCTTGGTGCGGCCGAAGAGGCATTAAAGGCGCGGCTTGCCAAGGTCGTAGTCGGCGATCCCGCTGCAGAAGGCGTGACGATGGGCGCGCTCGCTTCCATGAAGCAGCTCGAAGACGTGCGCGCCAAGGCCCGCGAAATCGCGACCGAGGCAGAACTGGTTTTCGGCGATATCGACCTTGTCGACGCGGTCGGGGTAGAACCCGGCACCGGCGCTTTCATCTCGCCCCTGCTGTTCCGCGCGGACAAGCCGTGGGATGCGCAGCGCATTCACGACGTAGAGGCATTCGGACCGGTTTCGACGCTTATGCCCTATAAAGACATCGAAGATGCGATCGCGCTGGCAAACAGAGGTCTCGGCTCCCTCGCCCTGTCGATCTTCACCTATGATCCGGCAACGGCGCGGCAGTTTGTGGCGGGTGTCGGCGCATGGCATGGCCGTATCGTCTTCATCGACCGCGACAGCGCGCGCGAATCTACCGGTCACGGCTCTCCCCTGCCGATGCTGATCCATGGTGGCCCCGGCCGTGCCGGAGGCGGCGAGGAAATGGGCGGTGTGCGCGGCGTGAAGCATTACATGCAGCGAAGTGCCATCCAAGGCCATCCCCGAACGCTGTCCGGCATCGTCCGGCAATGGCTGCCCGGTGCGCCGCAGCCGACAGGAGAAGTCCATCCGTTCCGCATGGCATTTGGCGAGCTGGATATCGGCTATACCTTCAATACTGACAGCCGGACCATCACGCTGGATGACATCCAGCACTTCGCAGAATTTACGGGCGATACGTTCTACGCGCACATGGATGAGGAAGCCGCCGCCGCGAACCCGTTTTTCCCGGGCCGCGTCGCACACGGGTATCTGATCCTATCTTTCGCGGCGGGTCTGTTCGTCGAGCCTTCGCCCGGTCCAGTGTTGGCGAACTACGGTCTGGAATCGCTGCGTTTTCTGGAACCTGTAACCCCCGGTACCGCGATCAAGGTTGCGTTGACGGTAAAGTCCAAGAAAATGCGTAAGGCTAGGGAATATGGCGAAGTCGTCTGGGCAGTGACAGTCACCAATCAGGATGACGCCACCGTCGCGACTTACAACCTGCTGACCATGAACGAGGTGTAA